The sequence below is a genomic window from Selenomonas ruminantium subsp. lactilytica TAM6421.
CGCTGGTTATAGCATAAAGTGTCTCCAGCACAAAGCGCAGAAGACTTTCAATCGGATAAAAAAGCGTACTAAAGAATTCCAATCCATCACGTCCTAATCTGATAAAACATATAGCATCTATGGTACGGGATCATAGCCACCCTTATGGAAGGGATGACAGCGCAGGATGCGCTTCATCGCCAGCCAGCCGCCGCGGCGTGCCCCATATTTTTCGATAGCCTGCCTGGCATATTCCGAACAGGTGGGAATATAACGGCAAGCAGGCGGCTTCAATGGAGAAATGAAATTTTGATAGCCCCAGACCAGCAGGAGTAAAAACCTTTTC
It includes:
- the yidD gene encoding membrane protein insertion efficiency factor YidD is translated as MVKRFLLLLVWGYQNFISPLKPPACRYIPTCSEYARQAIEKYGARRGGWLAMKRILRCHPFHKGGYDPVP